One Loxodonta africana isolate mLoxAfr1 chromosome 15, mLoxAfr1.hap2, whole genome shotgun sequence genomic window carries:
- the LOC100655200 gene encoding olfactory receptor 10D1B-like, with protein sequence MRNVSMVTKFILLGIPHTERLESILFILFLSFYLFTLMGNLLILLAIVSSSRLHTPMYFFLCKLSVCDIFFPSVSSPKMLFYLSGNSRAISYAGCVSQLFFHHFLGCTEGFLYTVMAYDCFVAICYPLRYRVIMSHRVCAILAMGTSFFGCIQAIFLTTLTFQLPYCGPNEVDSYFCDIPVMVKLACADTSALKMVGFISVGLMPLGCFLLILTSYSCIVFSILQIRSAEGRRRAFSTCSAHLTAILLAFMPVVLIYLQPTPNPSLNAAVQILNNLVTPMLNPLIYSLRNKEVKYSLRKVLQQLDLLSEK encoded by the coding sequence ATGAGGAATGTCTCAATGGTGACCAAGTTTATTCTGCTGGGCATCCCGCACACAGAGCGTCTGGAGAGCATACTCTTTATCTTGTTTTTGTCCTTCTATCTCTTCACCCTGATGGGGAACCTACTCATACTACTCGCAATTGTCTCCTCCTCTCGGcttcacactcccatgtacttctttctgtgCAAGCTGTCTGTGTGTGACATATTTTTCCCTTCAGTGAGCTCCCCCAAGATGCTGTTCTACCTCTCAGGGAACAGCCGAGCTATCTCCTATGCAGGCTGTGtgtcccagctcttctttcaCCACTTCCTGGGCTGCACTGAGGGCTTCCTGTACACCGTGATGGCCTATGATTGCTTTGTGGCCATATGTTACCCTCTGCGCTacagagtcatcatgagtcacagAGTATGTGCAATCCTGGCCATGGGAACCTctttttttggctgtattcaggccATATTTCTAACAACTCTCACCTTCCAATTGCCCTACTGTGGGCCCAATGAAGTAGACTCTTACTTTTGTGATATCCCAGTGATGGTGAAGCTGGCCTGTGCAGATACCTCAGCCCTGAAGATGGTGGGGTTCATCAGTGTGGGCCTCATGCCCCTCGGCTGCTTCCTTCTCATCCTCACCTCCTATAGCTGCATTGTCTTCTCTATTCTTCAAATCCGCTCTGCAGAGGGCAGACGCCGTGCCTTCTCCACCTGCAGTGCCCATCTCACTGCCATCCTCCTTGCCTTTATGCCAGTGGTTCTCATCTACCTGCAGCCCACTCCTAACCCCTCTCTTAATGCAGCTGTTCAGATCCTGAATAACCTGGTTACTCCCATGCTGAACCCCTTGATCTACAGCCTAAGAAACAAGGAAGTGAAAtattctctgaggaaagtgctaCAGCAGCTGGACTTACTTTCTGAGAAGTGA